Below is a window of Escherichia coli DSM 30083 = JCM 1649 = ATCC 11775 DNA.
GTGAACCTGACATTTCACTACCCACGGACCGGCACCGATTTTTGAAGCGGCTTCTTCTGCTTCGCGCGGAGTAGTACAGGCATAACCCACCGGTGCTGGTAAGCCATAGCGGGCAAAAAGTTGTTTTGCCTGATATTCATGTAAGTTCATGTGTTCTGTCCATCCTTCAGTAATCGTTATCTTTTAAACCGTAGACCGACACCCTATCCACGTCGGTCTACAGTGCAGGTGAAGCTTAAACTACTACACGTCCAGCAGCAGACGCGTCGGATCTTCCAGCAACTCTTTGATCGTTACAAGGAAGCCCACGGATTCGCGACCATCGATCAAACGGTGATCGTAGGACAGCGCCAGGTACATCATCGGCAGGATCTCAACCTGACCATTCACTGCCATCGGACGATCTTTGATAGCGTGCATACCCAGAATTGCGCTCTGCGGTGGGTTGATGATAGGCGTTGACATCAGGGAACCGAACACACCACCGTTGGTGATGGTGAAGTTACCACCGGTCAGATCTTCAACCGTCAGCTTGCCGTCACGGCCTTTAACAGCCAGCTCTTTGATTTTCTTCTCGATGTCTGCCATGCCGAGGGTATCGACATCACGCAGAACCGGCGTCACCAGACCGCGCGGCGTAGAAACCGCCATACTGACGTCGAAATAGTTGTGGTAGACCACATCATCACCGTCGATAGACGCATTCACTTCCGGGTAACGTTTCAGGGCTTCAACCACCGCTTTCACGTAGAAGGACATAAAGCCCAGACGGATGCCGTGGCGTTTTTCAAACGCTTCACCGTACTGCTTACGCAGATCCATAATCGGCTTCATGTTGACTTCGTTGAACGTGGTCAGCATGGCGGTGGAGTTTTTCGCTTCCAGCAGACGCTCTGCCACACGCTTACGCAGGCGAGTCATCGGCACACGTTTTTCGCTACGTGCAGCCAGGGCCGGTTGCGCCGCCGGAGCAGGCGCTGCCGGAGCAGACTCTTTCGCCGGGGCTTTCGCCAGATGTTTTTCCACATCTTCACGGGTCAGACGACCACCCACACCCGTGCCTTTAATAGCGCTGGCGTCGAGGTTATGTTCAGCCAGCAGGCGACGGATCGCCGGGCTTAACGCATCGTTGTTTTGCTCTTCCAGAGACGCCTGCTGGCGTTGCGCCGGAGTGGACGCTTTCTCTTCAGATTTGGCGCTGGTTTCTTTACCCGCGCTGTTGCCTTCACGCAGGCGACCAAGGATCTGACGAGACGTTACCGTTGTACCTTCATCTTCCAGAACCGCATCCAGAATGCCGTCTGCTGATGCCGGTACTTCCAGTACCACTTTGTCAGTTTCGATTTCTACCAGCACTTCATCACGTACGACTGCGTCGCCGGGTTTTTTATGCCAGGTTGCGACGGTGGCATCGGCTACGGATTCAGGCAGGTCAGGGACCAGAATATCTACGCTACTCATTGTGTATCCTTTATTTATTCGACGTTCAGCGCGTCATTAACCAGATCTTGTTGCTGTTTCTGGTGAACGGACATATACCCTACCGCCGGAGAGGCGGAGGCTGGGCGGCCTGCATAACGCAGAGAAGCCCCAAACGGAATCACTTCACGGAAATGATGCTGGCTGCAGTACCATGCGCCCTGGTTGAGCGGCTCTTCCTGGCACCAGACAAAATCCTTGACGTGAGCAAACTGCTGCAACACTTCCTGCATCGCTTTATGCGGGAACGGGTAGAGTTGCTCGATACGCACAATGGCGACATCGTGTTGATTGTTCTTACGACGTTGTTCCAGCAGGTCGTAATAAACCTTACCAGAACACATCACTACGCGCTTCACGCCCTTCGGATCAAGCTCGTCGATTTCACCGATGGCTGGCAGGAAGGTGCCGTTCGCCAGTTCTTCGAGGCTGGATACCGCCAGCGGATGACGCAGCAGGGATTTCGGCGACATCACGACCAGTGGACGACGCATCCCGCGCAACGCCTGACGACGCAGCATGTGGTAAACCTGTGCCGGGGTAGAAGGTACGCAAACCTGCATGTTTTGCTCAGCGCAAAGTTGCAGATAACGTTCCAGACGCGCGGAGGAGTGCTCCGGCCCCTGCCCTTCGTAACCGTGCGGCAGCAACATCACCAGGCCACACATCCGGCCCCATTTCTGTTCGCCAGAGGAGATGAACTGGTCGATAACCACCTGTGCACCGTTGGCGAAGTCACCGAACTGTGCTTCCCAGATGGTCAGGGTGCGTGGTTCTGCGGTGGCATAACCGTATTCAAACGCCAGTACGGCTTCTTCAGACAGTACAGAGTCCCAGACGCGGAACGCGCCCTGGCCGTTATGGATATGTTGCAGCGGCGTGTAAGTGGAACCGTTAGACTGGTTGTGGATCACCGCGTGGCGGTGGAAGAAGGTACCGCGACCGGAGTCTTCACCCGACAGGCGAACCGGAATGCCTTCGTCAACCAACGTGGCGTAAGCGAGGTTTTCCGCGCCGCCCCAGTCGAACAGTTTCTCACCGGCTGCCATCGCCTGGCGATCGCCATAAATCTTGGCAACGCGAGACTGCATTTCAACCGCTTCCGGCACCGTGCTGATGCGTTTAGCCAGTTCCTGCAGGCGCTTCATCTCAACTTTGTTCGGGTACTCTTCGTCCCATTCATGGTTGAGGTACGGCGACCAGGTGAAAGAGTGCATGTTCATCGGACGCCACTCTGCTACAACGCAATCGCCAGCATCCAGCGCATCGCGGTACAGGTTAACCATCTCGGTGGCATCTTCCAGCGTCGCGACTTTTTCCTGCTCCAGCTTGTCAGCGTAGATTTTGCGCGGCGTCGGATGTTTTTTGATTTTCTGATACATCAGCGGCTGGGTTGCGCTCGGCTCGTCGGCTTCGTTGTGGCCGTGACGGCGGTAGCATACCAGGTCGATGAAGACATCACGTTTAAAGGTGTTACGGAAATCGAGCGCCAGACGGGTAACAAAGGCAACGGCTTCCGGATCATCCGCGTTAACGTGGAAAATCGGTGCCTGAACCATCTTACCGATATCAGTACAGTACGGCGTCGAACGGGCATCCAGCGGGTTAGAGGTGGTGAAGCCAACCTGGTTGTTGATAACGATACGTACCGTACCGCCAACTTCATAACCACGCGCTTTCGACATGTTCAGGGTTTCCTGAACCACGCCCTGCCCGGTCACTGCGGCGTCACCATGAATGGTGATTGGCAGCACTTTGTTGCTGCTCGGCTCATCAAGTCTGTCCAGACGGGCACGAACAGAACCGATAACGACCGGGCTTACAATCTCAAGGTGAGACGGGTTAAACGCCAGCGCCAGGTGAACCAGGCCGCCATCGGTCTGGAAGTCAGACGAGAAGCCCATGTGGTATTTCACGTCGCCCGTGCCGAGGTGTTCTTTATGTTTACCGGCAAACTCGTCGAACAAGTCTTGCGGTTTTTTACCCAGCACGTTCACCAGCACGTTCAGACGACCACGGTGCGCCATTCCGAGAACCACTTCGCGGGTGCCGCTGTTGCCAGCGTGGCGGATCATCTCTTTAAGCATCGGGATTAACGCGTCACCGCCTTCCAGCGAGAAGCGTTTTGCGCCAGGGAATTTTGCGCCGAGGTAACGTTCAAGGCCTTCAGCGGCGGTCAGTTCGCTTAAGAAGCGTTTTTTCTCTTCGCTATTGAAAGTCGCGCGACCAGACTCAATACGCTGTTGGATCCAGCGTTTTTCTTCAGTGCTGGTAATGTGCATATACTCGGCACCAATCGGGCCGCAGTAGGTTTGCTTGAGTGCTTCCAGCAGTTCGCCGAGTTTCATGGTTTCTTTGCCGCTGGCAAATGAACCGACGTTGAAGGTCTCCTGGAAGTCTGCTTCGGTCAGATCGTGGAAAGACGGATCCAGATCGGCCACTTTATCTTGCTGCCACAGTCCCAGCGGATCGAGATTCGCATGCTGGTGACCACGGAAGCGGTATGCGTTAATGAGCTGCAGGACTTTAACCTGCTTCACATTGGTGTCAGGGTCGGAGATCGTTGAAGAGTAACGTGAAGCGTCTTTCGCCAGGCGGCGGAAATATTCACGCGTTTGAGAGTGGAATTGATCCGGTTTGACTCCCGTACCAGGTAACTGCTGGAACGTCGAACGCCAGTTAGCGTCAACCGAGTCAGGATCGGTTAAGAAGTCTTCATAGAGCTGTTCTATCCAGCTCTGGTTTGCGCCAGAGAGGTAAGAAGAGTCCAACCAGGCTTTCAAAGCGCTGTTCTGCATCGTGATCCCTTAAGCATCTTTTTTATGCTTACTTCGCCGTGGATACTACCACGCACATTTCATATCTGATGTGCGTGCCGGGGTTCACTTGTTGCGGACTTGTCGTGTTTTCTGCGTCCGCTAAGGAACCTTTAAAAACTGTCTTAGTGTCAGGGGCAGTTTTTAAAGATTTCCTGCATTTCTTTTGTAGGCCGGATAAGGCATTCACGCCGCATCCGGCGCTGTTTGCCTGATGCGACGCTTGCGCGTCTTATCAGGCCTACGGTTTCTGCATTTCTTTTGTAGGCCGGATAAGGCGTTCACGCCGCATCCGGCACTGGTTGCCTGATGCGACGCTTGCGCGTCTTATCAGGCCTGGGTTTACGCATTACGTTGCAACAACATCGACTTGATATGGCCGATGGCGCGCGTCGGGTTCAGCCCCTTCGGACATACACTGACGCAGTTCATGATGCTGTGACAGCGGAATACACTGAATGCATCGCTCAAACCGTCGAGGCGGCTGTCAGTCTCGGTATCACGGCTATCGATCAGGAAACGATATGCCGCTAACAAGCCTGCCGGGCCGATAAACTTATCGGGATTCCACCAGAAAGACGGACAAGAGGTTGAACAACATGCGCAGAGAATACATTCATACAACCCGTCGAGTTTTTCGCGCTGCTCTGGCATCTGTAAATGCTCGCGAGCTGGCGGATTTTGTCCATTATTCAACAGGTAAGGCTTAATTTTCTCATATTGCGCATAGAATTGTCCCATGTCTACCACCAAATCGCGGATCACCGGTAAACCTGGCAGCGGGCGAATCACAATCTTCTTGCCCGGCTGGTTGAGTGCCGAAATCGGGGTAATACAGGCCAGACCATTCTTACCGTTCATGTTCAGACCGTCGGAACCGCACACACCTTCACGGCAGGAGCGGCGGAACGACAGGCTGGGATCTTTCTCTTTCAGCTGGATAAGCGCATCCAGCAGCATCATGTCACGACCTTCTTCCGCTTCCAGGGTGTAATCCTGCATACGCGGAGCATCATCAACATCCGGGTTATAGCGATAAATTGAAAACTCGAGTCTCATTTTCCTGTCTCCGCATTAGTAAGTACGAATCTTCGGCGGGAATGCCGGGCGCAGTTTCGGTTCCATGTTGACGCTTCGGCGCGTCATGGATTCCGACTCTGGCAGATACAGGGAGTGGCACAGCCAGTTTTCATCATCGCGATCCGGGAAGTCGAAGCGGCTATGCGCGCCACGGCTTTCGGTACGGAAGTTGGCAGAAACAGCCGTTGCATACGCCGTTTCCATCAGGTTATCCAGTTCCAGGCACTCAACGCGCTGGGTGTTGAACTCGCTGGAAGTGTCATCCAGACGGGCATTTTTCAGACGCTCGCGGATAACTTTCAACTGCTCAAGCCCTTTCGCCATCGCATCACCTTCACGGAAGACCGAGAAGTTATGCTGCATACATTCTTGCAGTGCTTTACGGATCGCCACCGGATCTTCACCGTTACGGTTATTGTTCCAGCGGTTCAGGCGATCCAGAGACGCTTCTACATCAGACTCGCTGGCATCGCGCAGTGCGCCCTGCTCGGCGATAGACTCTTGCAGATGCAGACCTGCCGCACGACCAAATACGACCAGGTCCAGCAGCGAGTTGCCGCCCAGACGGTTAGCGCCATGTACCGATACACAAGCGATTTCACCAACGGCAAATAGCCCCGGAACAACCACATCTTCGCCTTTCTCATTCACAGTCAGCGCCTGACCGGTCACTTTGGTCGGAATACCGCCCATCATGTAGTGACAGGTTGGGATAACCGGAATCGGCTCTTTCACCGGATCGACGTGAGCGAAGGTGCGGGAGAGTTCAAGGATACCCGGCAGACGGGATTCAAGAACTTCTTTACCCAGATGGTCAAGTTTCAGTTTTGCGTGTGGCCCCCACGGACCATCACAGCCGCGGCCTTCACGGATTTCGATCATGATGGAACGCGCCACCACGTCACGGCCCGCCAGGTCTTTGGCGTTCGGCGCATAACGTTCCATAAAGCGTTCGCCATGTTTGTTCAGCAGATAACCGCCTTCACCACGGCAACCTTCGGTGACCAGTACGCCCGCACCGGCAATACCTGTCGGGTGGAACTGCCACATTTCCATATCCTGTACCGGTACGCCTGCACGGATAGCCATGCCGACACCGTCGCCAGTGTTAATGTGGGCGTTGGTGGTGGACTGATAAATACGCCCTGCCCCGCCAGTCGCCAGCACTGTCGCGCGAGCTTTAAAGTAAACCACTTCACCAGTTTCGATGCACAGTGCGGTACAACCGACCACTGCGCCATCCTGGTTTTTCACCAGATCCAGCGCATACCACTCGGAGAAAATGGTGGTGTGGTTTTTCAGGTTCTGCTGATAAAGCGTGTGCAACAGTGCGTGACCGGTACGGTCGGCAGCCGCCGCAGTACGTGCCGCCTGCTCGCCGCCGAAGTTTTTCGACTGACCGCCAAACGGACGTTGATAGATACGACCATCATCAAGACGCGAGAACGGCAGGCCCATATGTTCCAGTTCCAGAATCGCTTCCGGCCCGGTTTTACACATATATTCAATCGCGTCCTGGTCACCGATATAGTCCGACCCTTTTACGGTGTCGTACATATGCCATTCCCAGTTATCTTCATGGGTATTACCCAGCGCAACGGTAATACCACCTTGCGCAGAAACGGTATGGGAACGGGTCGGGAAGACTTTAGAGAGCAGCGCACAGGTCTGGCCACTCTGGGAAATTTGCAGCGCCGCGCGCATACCTGCGCCGCCAGCACCAATCACAACTGCATCAAATTCTCTGACTGGCAATTTCATCACACACCCCACACCACAACGAATCCATAAATCACGTAAACCACCAGTGCAACGACAATCACCAGTTGCAGCATCAGGCGCAAGGCCAGCGGTTTAACGTAGTCGGTCAACACCTGCCACATGCCGATCCAGGCATGGATCAAGATAGAAAACAGCGCCAGCAGGGTGAACACTTTGGTGAACGCAGAGGCGAAGAAACCGATCCAGACTTCATATGTCAGCTCGCCACTGGTAGCGAAAAAACCGACCATATAAATGATGTAGAGCGTCAGGACGATAGCGGTAGCACGAACGAGGATGAAATCATGTACGCCATTGCGTCCTAATGCGGAGGCGTTGCTTACCATACGAGGACTCCTGCGAGAAGTGAAAACACGACAGTAATAACAAAGGAGATTTTGGCGGAGCGTTTACCCGCTTCGAATGTTTCTTCCAGATAGCCAAAATCCATCATCATGTGGCGAATACCTACGACGACGTGATATGCCAGAGCGGTAAGGATGCCCCACATGATAAATTTGACGAAGAAGCTGCCCATAATCGCGGAAGCTTGCTCGAAACCTTCAGGGGAAGAGAGGCTGGTACCCAGAAGCCACAGCAGGATGCCCACTGCAACAAAGGTGATCACACCGGAAACGCGATGGAGAATGGACGCTATCGCCGTGACGGGGAACCGGATGGTCTGTAGGTCCAGATTAACAGGTCTTTGTTTTTTCACATTTCTTATCATGAATAACGCCCACATGCTGTTCTTATTATTCCCTGGGGACTACGGGCACAGAGGTTAACTTTCTGTTACCAGGAGACGTCGGGATTTCCTTCCTCCGGTCTGCTTGCGGGTCAGACAGCGTCCTTTCTATAACTGCGCGTCATGCAAAACACTGCTTCCAGATGCGAAAACGACACGTTACAACGCTGGGTGGCTCGGGATTGCAGGGTGTTCCGGAGACCTGGCGGCAGTATAGGCTGTTCACAAAATCATTACAATTAACCTACATATAGTTTGTCGGGTTTTATCCCGAACAGTGATCTGCGTCACGATAACAACATTTATTTAATTTTTAATCATCTAATTTGACAATCATTCAACAAAGTTGTTACAAACATTACCAGGAAAAGCATATAATGCGTAAAAGTTATGAAGTCGGTATTTCACCTAAGATTAACTTATGTAACAGTGTGGAAGTATTGACCAATTCATTCGGGACAGTTATTAGTGGTAGACAAGTTTAATAATTCGGATTGCTAAGTACTTGATTCGCCATTTATTCGTCATCAATAGATCCTTTACCTGCAAGCGCCCAGAGCTCTGTACCCAGGTTTTCCCCTCTTTCACAGAGCGGCGAGCCAAATAACAAACGGGTAAAGCCAGGTTGATGTGCGAAGGCAAATTTAAGTTCCGGCAGTCTTACGCAATAAGGCGCTAAGGAGACCTTAAATGGCTGATACAAAAGCAAAACTCACCCTCAACGGGGACACAGCTGTTGAACTGGATGTGCTGAAAGGCACGCTGGGTCAAGATGTTATTGATATCCGTACTCTCGGTTCAAAAGGTGTGTTCACCTTTGACCCAGGCTTCACTTCAACCGCATCCTGCGAATCTAAAATTACTTTTATTGATGGTGATGAAGGTATTTTGCTGCACCGCGGTTTCCCGATCGATCAGCTGGCGACCGATTCTAACTACCTGGAAGTTTGTTACATCCTGCTGAATGGTGAAAAACCGACTCAGGAACAGTATGACGAATTTAAAACTACGGTGACCCGTCATACCATGATCCACGAGCAGATTACCCGTCTGTTCCATGCTTTCCGTCGCGACTCGCATCCAATGGCAGTCATGTGTGGTATTACCGGCGCGCTGGCAGCGTTCTATCACGACTCGCTGGATGTTAACAATCCTCGTCATCGTGAAATTGCCGCGTTCCGCCTGCTGTCAAAAATGCCGACCATGGCCGCGATGTGTTACAAGTATTCCATTGGTCAGCCATTTGTTTACCCGCGCAACGATCTCTCCTACGCCGGTAACTTCCTGAATATGATGTTCTCCACGCCGTGCGAACCGTATGAAGTTAATCCGATTCTGGAACGTGCTATGGACCGTATTCTGATCCTGCACGCTGACCATGAACAGAACGCCTCCACCTCCACCGTGCGTACCGCTGGCTCTTCGGGTGCGAACCCGTTTGCCTGTATCGCAGCAGGTATTGCTTCACTGTGGGGACCTGCGCACGGTGGTGCTAACGAAGCGGCGCTGAAAATGCTGGAAGAAATCAGCTCCGTTAAACACATTCCAGAATTTGTTCGTCGTGCGAAAGACAAAAATGATTCTTTCCGCCTGATGGGCTTCGGTCACCGCGTGTACAAAAATTACGACCCGCGCGCCACCGTAATGCGTGAAACCTGCCATGAAGTTCTGAAAGAGCTGGGTACCAAAGATGACCTGCTGGAAGTGGCTATGGAGCTGGAAAACATCGCGCTGAACGACCCGTACTTTATCGAGAAAAAACTGTACCCGAACGTCGATTT
It encodes the following:
- the gltA gene encoding citrate synthase; amino-acid sequence: MADTKAKLTLNGDTAVELDVLKGTLGQDVIDIRTLGSKGVFTFDPGFTSTASCESKITFIDGDEGILLHRGFPIDQLATDSNYLEVCYILLNGEKPTQEQYDEFKTTVTRHTMIHEQITRLFHAFRRDSHPMAVMCGITGALAAFYHDSLDVNNPRHREIAAFRLLSKMPTMAAMCYKYSIGQPFVYPRNDLSYAGNFLNMMFSTPCEPYEVNPILERAMDRILILHADHEQNASTSTVRTAGSSGANPFACIAAGIASLWGPAHGGANEAALKMLEEISSVKHIPEFVRRAKDKNDSFRLMGFGHRVYKNYDPRATVMRETCHEVLKELGTKDDLLEVAMELENIALNDPYFIEKKLYPNVDFYSGIILKAMGIPSSMFTVIFAMARTVGWIAHWSEMHSDGMKIARPRQLYTGYEKRDFKSDIKR
- the odhB gene encoding 2-oxoglutarate dehydrogenase complex dihydrolipoyllysine-residue succinyltransferase translates to MSSVDILVPDLPESVADATVATWHKKPGDAVVRDEVLVEIETDKVVLEVPASADGILDAVLEDEGTTVTSRQILGRLREGNSAGKETSAKSEEKASTPAQRQQASLEEQNNDALSPAIRRLLAEHNLDASAIKGTGVGGRLTREDVEKHLAKAPAKESAPAAPAPAAQPALAARSEKRVPMTRLRKRVAERLLEAKNSTAMLTTFNEVNMKPIMDLRKQYGEAFEKRHGIRLGFMSFYVKAVVEALKRYPEVNASIDGDDVVYHNYFDVSMAVSTPRGLVTPVLRDVDTLGMADIEKKIKELAVKGRDGKLTVEDLTGGNFTITNGGVFGSLMSTPIINPPQSAILGMHAIKDRPMAVNGQVEILPMMYLALSYDHRLIDGRESVGFLVTIKELLEDPTRLLLDV
- the sdhD gene encoding succinate dehydrogenase membrane anchor subunit: MVSNASALGRNGVHDFILVRATAIVLTLYIIYMVGFFATSGELTYEVWIGFFASAFTKVFTLLALFSILIHAWIGMWQVLTDYVKPLALRLMLQLVIVVALVVYVIYGFVVVWGV
- the sucA gene encoding 2-oxoglutarate dehydrogenase E1 component, producing MQNSALKAWLDSSYLSGANQSWIEQLYEDFLTDPDSVDANWRSTFQQLPGTGVKPDQFHSQTREYFRRLAKDASRYSSTISDPDTNVKQVKVLQLINAYRFRGHQHANLDPLGLWQQDKVADLDPSFHDLTEADFQETFNVGSFASGKETMKLGELLEALKQTYCGPIGAEYMHITSTEEKRWIQQRIESGRATFNSEEKKRFLSELTAAEGLERYLGAKFPGAKRFSLEGGDALIPMLKEMIRHAGNSGTREVVLGMAHRGRLNVLVNVLGKKPQDLFDEFAGKHKEHLGTGDVKYHMGFSSDFQTDGGLVHLALAFNPSHLEIVSPVVIGSVRARLDRLDEPSSNKVLPITIHGDAAVTGQGVVQETLNMSKARGYEVGGTVRIVINNQVGFTTSNPLDARSTPYCTDIGKMVQAPIFHVNADDPEAVAFVTRLALDFRNTFKRDVFIDLVCYRRHGHNEADEPSATQPLMYQKIKKHPTPRKIYADKLEQEKVATLEDATEMVNLYRDALDAGDCVVAEWRPMNMHSFTWSPYLNHEWDEEYPNKVEMKRLQELAKRISTVPEAVEMQSRVAKIYGDRQAMAAGEKLFDWGGAENLAYATLVDEGIPVRLSGEDSGRGTFFHRHAVIHNQSNGSTYTPLQHIHNGQGAFRVWDSVLSEEAVLAFEYGYATAEPRTLTIWEAQFGDFANGAQVVIDQFISSGEQKWGRMCGLVMLLPHGYEGQGPEHSSARLERYLQLCAEQNMQVCVPSTPAQVYHMLRRQALRGMRRPLVVMSPKSLLRHPLAVSSLEELANGTFLPAIGEIDELDPKGVKRVVMCSGKVYYDLLEQRRKNNQHDVAIVRIEQLYPFPHKAMQEVLQQFAHVKDFVWCQEEPLNQGAWYCSQHHFREVIPFGASLRYAGRPASASPAVGYMSVHQKQQQDLVNDALNVE
- the sdhB gene encoding succinate dehydrogenase iron-sulfur subunit SdhB, whose amino-acid sequence is MRLEFSIYRYNPDVDDAPRMQDYTLEAEEGRDMMLLDALIQLKEKDPSLSFRRSCREGVCGSDGLNMNGKNGLACITPISALNQPGKKIVIRPLPGLPVIRDLVVDMGQFYAQYEKIKPYLLNNGQNPPAREHLQMPEQREKLDGLYECILCACCSTSCPSFWWNPDKFIGPAGLLAAYRFLIDSRDTETDSRLDGLSDAFSVFRCHSIMNCVSVCPKGLNPTRAIGHIKSMLLQRNA
- the sdhA gene encoding succinate dehydrogenase flavoprotein subunit; the encoded protein is MKLPVREFDAVVIGAGGAGMRAALQISQSGQTCALLSKVFPTRSHTVSAQGGITVALGNTHEDNWEWHMYDTVKGSDYIGDQDAIEYMCKTGPEAILELEHMGLPFSRLDDGRIYQRPFGGQSKNFGGEQAARTAAAADRTGHALLHTLYQQNLKNHTTIFSEWYALDLVKNQDGAVVGCTALCIETGEVVYFKARATVLATGGAGRIYQSTTNAHINTGDGVGMAIRAGVPVQDMEMWQFHPTGIAGAGVLVTEGCRGEGGYLLNKHGERFMERYAPNAKDLAGRDVVARSIMIEIREGRGCDGPWGPHAKLKLDHLGKEVLESRLPGILELSRTFAHVDPVKEPIPVIPTCHYMMGGIPTKVTGQALTVNEKGEDVVVPGLFAVGEIACVSVHGANRLGGNSLLDLVVFGRAAGLHLQESIAEQGALRDASESDVEASLDRLNRWNNNRNGEDPVAIRKALQECMQHNFSVFREGDAMAKGLEQLKVIRERLKNARLDDTSSEFNTQRVECLELDNLMETAYATAVSANFRTESRGAHSRFDFPDRDDENWLCHSLYLPESESMTRRSVNMEPKLRPAFPPKIRTY
- the sdhC gene encoding succinate dehydrogenase cytochrome b556 subunit; this translates as MWALFMIRNVKKQRPVNLDLQTIRFPVTAIASILHRVSGVITFVAVGILLWLLGTSLSSPEGFEQASAIMGSFFVKFIMWGILTALAYHVVVGIRHMMMDFGYLEETFEAGKRSAKISFVITVVFSLLAGVLVW